One Lentimicrobiaceae bacterium genomic window carries:
- a CDS encoding UDP-2,3-diacylglucosamine diphosphatase has product MTVLRIYFASDFHLGIPDHASSLQREKLLVQWLNNVCADATEIYLMGDIFDFWFEYKTVVPRGFTRLFGKLAEIVDSGTPVYLFRGNHDIWAFNYFEQEIGIQLKREALIKEWNGKRFFLSHGDGLGPGDNGYKFLKKVFEFKPNQWLFRWIHPDIGTRLALYFSRKSRYANEIRDEKQITEEGGINLGKERLYIFASEYLKTDPSIDYFIFGHRHVPANLPLNEKSRFINLGDWISNFSYAVFDGNELNLMTYSSGNPELLKQV; this is encoded by the coding sequence ATTACGGTTTTGAGAATATACTTTGCTTCGGATTTTCATTTGGGTATACCCGACCATGCATCAAGCCTGCAACGTGAGAAATTACTGGTTCAATGGCTCAATAATGTGTGTGCCGATGCCACCGAAATATACCTCATGGGAGATATATTTGACTTCTGGTTTGAATATAAAACAGTTGTTCCCCGCGGATTCACCCGTCTGTTTGGCAAACTGGCCGAAATCGTTGATAGTGGAACTCCCGTATACTTATTCAGAGGGAATCATGACATCTGGGCATTCAATTATTTTGAGCAGGAAATCGGAATTCAGCTTAAACGTGAAGCATTAATTAAAGAATGGAACGGCAAGCGCTTCTTTCTTTCACATGGCGATGGACTTGGGCCTGGCGACAACGGTTATAAATTTCTGAAAAAGGTTTTTGAATTTAAACCCAATCAATGGTTATTCAGGTGGATACACCCTGATATCGGAACACGACTCGCGCTGTATTTTTCCAGAAAAAGCCGTTATGCCAATGAAATCAGAGACGAAAAACAAATAACTGAGGAAGGCGGAATCAACCTTGGCAAAGAACGCCTGTATATCTTTGCCAGCGAATATTTGAAAACCGACCCCTCCATTGACTATTTTATATTCGGACACCGACATGTGCCTGCAAATCTGCCGTTAAATGAAAAAAGCAGATTTATTAACCTTGGCGACTGGATTAGCAATTTCAGCTATGCAGTATTTGACGGAAATGAACTTAACCTGATGACATACAGTTCAGGAAACCCGGAGCTTTTAAAACAAGTGTAA
- a CDS encoding exopolyphosphatase, producing the protein MLFSSIDIGSNAVRLLFANVYDSKGGPVTEKASLIRIPIRLGMDVFNIGRISDPKADDLVKTMQAFRLLIDVYKPISYLAAATSAMREAENNKEVLERVKNETGLKLSMIDGIQEANIISSLSNVFVNKNFSKTIYIDVGGGSTEISVLDGEKFITSNSFKIGTIRLLADKVEDAEWEAMRKWLNQFKADFGRMNCIGSGGNINKITKLYGYPINNMINFDQLQYAYKQLNSMPLDVRIERMGLRPDRADVIVPAARIFIRILKWTGINIIIAPKIGLADGLVLLQYKEMKENGLI; encoded by the coding sequence ATGTTATTTTCCAGTATAGATATAGGCTCAAATGCCGTAAGACTTCTTTTTGCAAATGTTTACGACAGCAAAGGCGGCCCGGTAACCGAAAAAGCATCACTTATCCGTATTCCTATCCGATTAGGAATGGATGTATTTAACATTGGCCGGATTTCAGACCCCAAAGCAGATGATTTAGTAAAAACAATGCAGGCGTTCAGGTTGCTGATTGATGTGTATAAACCCATCAGCTATCTGGCCGCTGCAACTTCAGCAATGCGGGAAGCCGAAAACAACAAGGAAGTGTTGGAACGGGTTAAAAATGAAACTGGTCTGAAGCTTTCAATGATTGATGGTATTCAGGAAGCCAATATCATTAGCTCTCTCAGTAACGTTTTTGTAAATAAAAACTTTAGTAAAACCATTTACATTGATGTCGGCGGCGGATCCACCGAGATTTCAGTGTTGGATGGCGAAAAATTTATTACCTCCAACTCATTTAAGATAGGCACTATACGTTTGCTTGCCGACAAAGTTGAAGATGCTGAATGGGAAGCTATGCGAAAATGGCTCAACCAGTTTAAGGCTGATTTTGGACGGATGAACTGCATTGGCTCCGGCGGGAATATCAATAAAATAACCAAATTATACGGATATCCCATCAATAACATGATCAACTTTGATCAGTTGCAATATGCATATAAGCAATTGAACAGTATGCCACTGGATGTGCGTATTGAACGAATGGGATTGCGCCCCGATCGCGCCGATGTAATTGTTCCGGCAGCCCGTATTTTTATCCGCATCCTGAAATGGACTGGCATCAACATTATTATAGCACCCAAAATTGGACTGGCTGACGGGCTGGTTCTTTTACAATACAAAGAGATGAAAGAGAATGGTTTAATTTAA